One part of the Pelecanus crispus isolate bPelCri1 chromosome 20, bPelCri1.pri, whole genome shotgun sequence genome encodes these proteins:
- the ATP8B3 gene encoding phospholipid-transporting ATPase IK, with protein sequence MAAQDPASGCQHGKKKLPAFTWEVRANDRNYHMQSKKKFAFCLTKKKYAGNAIKTAKYNVFTFLPLNLYEQFHRMANIYFVFVILLQTFPEISTLPWYTLLFPLSCLLTIRGLRDLIDDIGRHQSDRKINSRPCEILSGKSFRWQKWRDICVGDIVRLRKESFVPADMLLLCSSEPSSLCYVETADIDGETNLKFRQALLVTHQELVSEESMATFDGRVTCEEPNSRMHSFTGTLEWRGETYSLDSERILLRGCKLRNTDVCYGLVIYAGFDSKIMRNCGKIKRKKTKLDRLMDRLVLIIFLVLLVTSLCLAVASGFWARMFQEKHSYLSAFYKHTTPAQQAFFNFWGFMILLSIIIPMSMYIMFEFIYLVNSCFINWDLEMYYAVKDIPAKARSTSLNDQLGQIEYIFSDKTGTLTQNIMSFKKCCINGTIYAGTGTGHENKQPSGLGLTRSHHGKKKLDCCDVTLLEAARRDSDPVLREFLRLLALCHTVMVEDKGDQLVYQAASPDEEALVLAARNLGYIFLARTQDTITISELGKRRTYKVLAMLDFNSDRKRMSVLVRDPQGTIRLYTKGADMVILERLQRRGPNETFTEMVLDRFAEETLRTLCLASKEVSEVEYHEWSRRHHEASVLLQDRAQELDKLYEEMEQNLQLLGATAIEDKLQDGVPETIQLLKLGNIKVWVLTGDKQETAMNIGYACKLLTDDMEILEEKEISEILEAYWVENNFSGSRETLCSGRLSQQRPEASCHKKRAIVISGDFLDKILHTGEVLKEKKRRLWQRLACCRATDSQEQGSLVEKAFVDLATSCQAVICCRVTPKQKALIVQLVKKHKEAITLAIGDGANDVNMIKTADIGVGISGLEGMQAVQCSDYALAQFSYLQRLLLVHGRWAYLRICKFLRYFFYKTFAGLMAQVWFAFHSGFTAQPLYEGWFLALYNIFYTTYPVLSMGLLEQDVSAKKSLEFPELYVIGQQDELFNYRVFGVTLLHGVSTSLASFYIALWAFEDRVGSKAVGDYESFAVTVATSALLSVLAEIILDIKFWTVLSFLMVIASLLLFCLFSFLTQSINAFSIAPAVFCFPDASRNALTDPYVLLVVLLSLVVNTIPSLAVRSYRTITGKNTVQQKIRLKARQEPEPSVELRAHVPRGSFHRRSSYAFSHQEGYAGLITRGDSLRAGGTRSAAPRLLCPETTPALSSLPSPSA encoded by the exons ATGGCTGCGCAAGACCCAGCCTCAGGCTGCCAGCATGGAAAGAAGAAGCTGCCAG CTTTCACCTGGGAGGTGAGGGCCAATGACCGAAACTACCACATGCAGTCCAAGAAGAAATTTGCCTTCTGTCTGACCAAGAAGAAGTATGCG GGCAATGCCATTAAGACAGCCAAGTACAATGTCTTTACCTTCCTGCCACTGAACCTCTACGAGCAGTTTCACCGAATGGCCAACATCTACTTTGTCTTCGTCATCCTCTTACAG ACCTTCCCTGAGATCTCCACGCTGCCCTGGTACACTCTGCTGTTCCCCCTGAGCTGCCTTCTCACCATCCGGGGTCTACGAGACCTGATCGATGACATT GGACGTCATCAAAGTGACAGAAAGATCAACAGCAGACCATGTGAAATCCTGTCTGGGAAAAG CTTCCGCTGGCAGAAATGGCGTGACATCTGCGTTGGGGACATTGTCCGCCTGCGTAAGGAGAGCTTCGTCCCG GCCGACATGCTTTTGCTGTGCAGCTCGGAGCCCAGCAGCCTGTGCTATGTGGAGACTGCCGACATCGATGG GGAAACAAACCTGAAGTTCAGACAAGCCCTTCTGGTCACCCACCAGGAGCTAGTGAGCGAGGAGAGCATGGCCACTTTTGATG GGAGAGTGACCTGCGAGGAGCCCAACAGCCGCATGCACAGCTTCACTGGCACGCTGGAGTGGAGGGGCGAGACCTACTCGCTCGACAGCGAGAGGATCTTGCTGCGAGGCTGCAAGCTTCGCAACACCGATGTTTGCTACGGCTTGGTTATCTACGCAG GATTTGATTCCAAAATTATGAGGAACTGTGGAAAGATCAAGCGGAAGAAAACCAAGCTGGACCGCCTGATGGACCGGCTGGTGCTCATA ATcttcctggtgctgctggtcACGTCGCTGTGCCTCGCCGTTGCCTCTGGGTTCTGGGCCAGGATGTTCCAGGAGAAGCACAGCTACCTCTCCGCTTTCTACAAGCACACGACCCCTGCCCAGCAGGCCTTCTTCAACTTCTGGGGCTTCATGATCCTCCTGAGCATCATCATACCCATGTCCATGTACATAAT GTTTGAATTCATCTATCTGGTGAACAGCTGTTTTATCAACTGGGATCTGGAAATGTATTATGCTGTCAAGGACATTCCAGCAAAAGCCAGAAGCACCAGCCTCAATGACCAGCTTGGCCAGATTGAATATATCTTCTCGGACAAGACTGGCACCTTGACACAAAACATTATGAGCTTCAAGAAATGCTGTATCAATGGGACCATCTACG CTG gTACAGGCACAGGCCATGAGAACAAACAGCCATCG gggctgggctTGACCCGGAGCCACCATGGGAAGAAGAAGTTGGACTGTTGCGATGTGACGCTGCTGGAAGCCGCCCGGCGGGACAGCGACCCCGTGCTGAGGGAGTTCCTGAGGCTGCTGGCCCTCTGCCACACTGTCATGGTGGAGGACAAGGGAG ACCAGCTGGTTTATCAGGCAGCTTCACCAGATGAAGAAGCGCTGGTGTTGGCAGCCAGGAACTTGGGGTACATCTTTCTGGCCCGAACACAAGACACAATCACCATCAGTGagctggggaaaaggaggacGTACAAAGTGCTGGCCATGCTGGACTTCAACAGCGATCGCAAGAGGATGTCTGTCCTGG tgCGAGACCCCCAGGGCACGATCCGGCTCTACACCAAGGGGGCTGACATGGTCATCCTGGAGAGACTGCAGAGGCGAGGGCCCAATGAGACCTTCACCGAGATGGTGCTGGAT CGCTTTGCAGAGGAGACGCTGAGGACTTTATGCCTGGCCAGCAAGGAGGTGAGCGAGGTCGAGTACCATGAGTGGAGCAGGAGGCACCATGAGGCCAGCGTCCTGCTACAGGACCGTGCACAGGAGCTGGACAAGCTGTATGAGGAGATGGAGCAGAACCTGCAG ctgctTGGGGCCACAGCCATTGAAGACAAGTTGCAAGATGGAGTCCCTGAGACCATCCAGCTGCTGAAACTGGGCAACATTAAAGTGTGGGTACTGACAGGAGACAAACAAG AGACTGCAATGAACATTGGCTACGCATGCAAGCTGCTCACAGATGACATGGAGAtcctggaggagaaggagatCAG TGAGATCCTCGAGGCTTACTGGGTGGAGAACAACTTCAGTGGCAGCAGGGAAACCCTGTGCAGCGGCCGACTCTCCCAGCAGCGCCCAGAGGCTTCATGTCACAAAAAGAGAGCTATCGTCATCAGCGGGGACTTCCTG GACAAAATCCTCCACACGGGAGAggtgctgaaggagaagaagaggcGGCTGTGGCAGCGGCTGGCTTGCTGCAGGGCTACGGACTCGCAGGAGCAGGGCAGTCTCGTGGAGAAGGCCTTCGTGGACTTGGCCACCAGCTGCCAGGCGGTGATCTGCTGCAGGGTGACCCCCAAGCAGAAAGCCCTCATTGTGCAGCTGGTGAAGAAGCATAAGGAGGCCATCACGCTGGCTATCGGGGATGGGGCCAACGATGTCAACATGATCAAAA ctgctgacATCGGGGTGGGCATCAGCGGGCTGGAGGGCATGCAAGCCGTGCAGTGCAGCGACTACGCCCTGGCACAGTTCTCTTACCTCCAGCGCCTCCTGCTCGTCCATGGCCGCTGGGCATATCTGCGTATCTGCAAGTTCCTCCGCTACTTCTTCTACAAGACCTTTGCTGGCCTCATGGCCCAGGTCTGGTTTGCTTTCCACAGTGGATTCACAGCTCAG CCTCTGTATGAGGGCTGGTTCCTTGCACTCTACAACATTTTCTACACCACCTACCCCGTGCTGTCCATGGGCCTTCTGGAGCAG GACGTGAGTGCCAAGAAGAGCCTGGAGTTCCCTGAGCTCTATGTGATCGGGCAGCAAGACGAGCTCTTCAACTACCGCGTTTTCGGCGTCACCCTCCTGCATGGCGTCAGCACCTCCCTCGCCAGCTTCTACATCGCGCTCTGGGCCTTCGAGGACCGCGTCGGCAGCAAGGCTGTTGGCGACTACGAGTCCTTTGCCGTCACAGTGGCCACGTCAGCGTTGCTGTCAGTCCTCGCGGAG ATCATCCTGGACATCAAGTTCTGGACGGTGTTGTCCTTCCTGATGGTCATAGCcagcctgctgctcttctgcctcttctccttcctgacCCAAAGTATCAATGCCTTCAGCATAGCCCCTGCTGTCTTCTGCTTCCCAG ACGCCAGCCGGAATGCCCTGACCGACCCCTACGTCCTGCTCGTGGTCCTGCTGTCCCTGGTAGTGAACACCATCCCCTCGCTCGCCGTCCGCTCGTACCGCACCATCACGGGCAAAAACACCGTGCAGCAG AAGATCCGCCTGAAGGCCAGGCAGGAGCCAGAGCCCTCGGTGGAGCTGCGTGCCCACGTCCCTCGCGGCTCCTTCCACCGCCGCTCCAGCTACGCCTTCTCCCACCAGGAGGGCTACGCCGGCCTCATCACCCGTGGGGACAGCCTGCGCGCCGGGGGCACCCGCAGTGCCGCCCCGCGTCTCCTGTGCCCAGAGACGACCCCGGCTttgtcctccctccccagcccctcggcGTAG